The following coding sequences lie in one Sedimentibacter sp. MB35-C1 genomic window:
- a CDS encoding methyl-accepting chemotaxis protein: MAITKGMKSKNKINRSRGNKESRVRKGSIKTRIFLRSISLVTVVVIVLGGFSVYQNYSSTFETLKQTMVNLAQVSSDVIANKLDVYKTVASEFGLNPVLSDLSSQKKDKLKIISQMVERYELVDAFTVNAMGRGESPVTGELYVVNDTEYFASAMDGTVYITEPELNKKLDKVTLTVAAPLWKNGSYGSSVNGVAVIVLDGKVLSDVSGAVKIGKNGYGFILNNEGLTIGHPEYEKVLNGENAINLFETDANFKSIAEAEKKLMNGEIDYGEYSFDSKKSLIAYSPISGSNSWGFFVSAPESEYLKSTNTGIVLILIVSALSLVAAYFGGMKTAKKIADPVIQCADRIKKLSEGNLHSEINLSDRNDEVGILIESLRNTINGINIIINDISCQLGAISEGDLSNEINMEYIGDFNSIAVSMKKINLYLNSIVSQVNESSEQVAIGSEQVASGAQSLSQGASEQSASIEELSATLSEISKKIKSNASNAEKASEASHESSKQVEAGSSYVKDMNKAMSNISQSSQEIAKIIKVIDDIAFQTNILALNAAVEAARAGEAGKGFAVVADEVRNLASKSARAAKTTSELIANSLKAVEDGSKVSKQTEMSLDMAVEKSEAALYMIEEISRASVDQASAISQVLEGVEQISSIIQTNSATAEESAAASQELSEQSQKLKKLVESIKLRERLKESNF, encoded by the coding sequence ATGGCAATTACAAAAGGGATGAAAAGCAAAAACAAAATAAATAGAAGTAGAGGCAATAAAGAGTCAAGGGTTAGGAAAGGAAGCATTAAAACAAGAATATTTTTGAGATCGATATCTCTCGTTACGGTGGTTGTTATAGTATTGGGAGGATTTTCCGTCTACCAAAACTATAGTTCAACATTTGAGACTCTGAAACAGACAATGGTGAATCTTGCACAGGTATCCTCAGATGTTATTGCAAATAAGCTGGATGTTTATAAAACAGTTGCGTCAGAGTTTGGATTAAATCCTGTGCTGTCGGATTTGTCGTCACAAAAAAAGGATAAGCTGAAAATCATTTCTCAAATGGTTGAAAGATATGAGCTCGTAGATGCCTTTACAGTTAATGCAATGGGAAGAGGAGAATCACCGGTAACAGGAGAATTATATGTTGTAAATGATACAGAATATTTTGCTTCAGCAATGGATGGGACTGTATACATTACAGAGCCTGAATTAAATAAAAAATTAGATAAGGTAACACTTACAGTTGCAGCACCGTTATGGAAAAACGGATCTTACGGTTCATCTGTTAACGGAGTTGCTGTTATAGTTCTGGATGGAAAAGTTTTGTCAGATGTTTCCGGTGCGGTAAAAATAGGGAAAAACGGTTACGGGTTTATTTTAAATAATGAAGGCTTGACAATAGGACACCCGGAATATGAGAAAGTATTAAATGGAGAAAATGCAATAAATTTATTTGAGACTGATGCAAACTTTAAGTCAATTGCTGAGGCAGAGAAGAAGCTTATGAATGGAGAAATTGATTACGGGGAATATTCTTTTGACAGTAAAAAGAGCCTTATTGCATATTCTCCGATATCAGGAAGCAATAGCTGGGGTTTTTTTGTAAGTGCTCCGGAATCAGAATATTTGAAATCAACTAACACGGGAATTGTATTAATATTAATCGTATCGGCATTATCTTTAGTTGCAGCATACTTTGGCGGCATGAAAACAGCAAAAAAAATTGCAGATCCTGTTATTCAATGTGCCGACAGAATTAAGAAACTTTCCGAAGGAAATTTACATAGTGAAATAAATTTGTCAGACAGAAACGATGAAGTGGGAATTTTAATAGAATCTTTGAGAAATACAATTAATGGAATAAATATTATCATAAACGATATTTCATGCCAACTTGGAGCTATTTCCGAAGGGGATCTATCAAATGAAATAAATATGGAATACATCGGCGACTTTAATTCAATAGCCGTTTCAATGAAAAAAATTAATCTTTATCTTAATTCTATTGTAAGTCAGGTTAATGAAAGTTCAGAACAGGTTGCAATTGGTTCAGAGCAGGTTGCATCAGGAGCTCAGTCATTATCTCAGGGTGCCTCGGAGCAGTCTGCATCCATAGAAGAGTTGTCAGCAACACTTAGCGAGATATCCAAAAAAATAAAAAGCAATGCATCCAATGCAGAAAAGGCGTCAGAAGCATCTCATGAATCATCAAAGCAGGTTGAGGCGGGTAGCAGCTATGTAAAAGATATGAATAAGGCAATGAGCAATATCAGTCAGTCATCGCAGGAAATTGCGAAGATAATTAAAGTTATAGACGATATAGCTTTCCAGACAAATATACTTGCTCTAAATGCGGCTGTAGAAGCTGCAAGGGCAGGAGAAGCAGGAAAGGGGTTTGCGGTTGTTGCCGATGAAGTTCGAAATCTTGCGTCAAAGAGTGCTCGGGCGGCAAAAACTACCTCTGAGCTTATTGCAAACTCATTGAAAGCAGTTGAAGATGGATCAAAGGTATCAAAGCAGACAGAAATGTCATTGGATATGGCAGTAGAAAAATCTGAAGCAGCTTTATATATGATAGAAGAAATTTCAAGGGCTTCTGTTGATCAGGCGTCAGCTATATCTCAGGTGTTGGAAGGTGTTGAACAGATTTCTTCAATAATACAGACAAATTCGGCGACAGCTGAGGAAAGTGCTGCTGCCAGTCAGGAGTTAAGCGAACAGTCACAGAAGTTGAAAAAGCTGGTTGAGTCAATAAAGCTAAGAGAAAGGCTCAAGGAGTCTAATTTTTAA
- a CDS encoding bacteriohemerythrin produces MALLWTKNLEVGVDLIDNQHKKWFEKADKLFEAGKSGKSKEYIIQMFDFLDEYTKTHFKDEEKYMTSINYPELSAQKQMHEGFIKKLAELRNQYETAGANLTVVISSNQFILEWLTKHISSADKKIGEYARSKK; encoded by the coding sequence ATGGCATTGCTATGGACTAAAAACTTAGAGGTTGGAGTTGACTTAATTGACAACCAGCACAAAAAATGGTTTGAAAAGGCAGATAAGCTTTTTGAGGCAGGAAAAAGCGGTAAATCGAAGGAATATATAATTCAGATGTTCGATTTTCTTGACGAGTATACAAAGACTCATTTCAAAGACGAGGAAAAGTATATGACAAGTATTAATTACCCAGAATTAAGTGCTCAGAAACAAATGCATGAAGGGTTTATAAAAAAATTAGCAGAACTCAGAAATCAGTATGAGACAGCAGGGGCAAATTTGACAGTGGTAATAAGCTCGAACCAGTTTATATTAGAATGGCTTACAAAGCACATTTCATCAGCGGATAAAAAAATCGGTGAATATGCAAGATCAAAAAAATAA
- a CDS encoding EamA family transporter produces MIYLALSILCGILVAVIFRMFENQKINLHVIITFNYISALIVSLIIVVYKNMFNLISLSSLHNFMNEYNIIFRSTGILSIEASAGWAIITGTLFGPIFCFSFFQYQKNISISGMGIASTFMKISVVIPMIISMLFWKEYPSLMQSAGIILCIISILIFNLDFENIRHFKLNKNLILLIILGGLAQFTAKVYQKYGSVDCRDILTLFIFLSSFITSLILLLRHKSYICAKDVIIGLTLGIPNLFNTTFLVLALSYIDTSIAYMLSSLISIIIILIIGLFFFKEKIYKKDILGLIIALVSIYFINN; encoded by the coding sequence ATGATATATCTTGCACTTTCAATTCTATGCGGCATACTTGTTGCTGTTATATTTAGAATGTTTGAAAATCAAAAAATTAATCTTCATGTTATTATAACTTTTAACTACATATCAGCATTAATTGTAAGTCTTATAATAGTTGTTTATAAAAATATGTTCAATCTTATTTCACTAAGCAGTTTGCATAATTTTATGAACGAATATAACATTATATTTCGCAGCACCGGCATATTATCAATTGAAGCTTCCGCCGGATGGGCAATAATAACCGGAACATTGTTTGGCCCTATTTTCTGTTTTTCTTTTTTTCAATATCAAAAAAATATATCTATCAGCGGAATGGGCATTGCAAGCACATTTATGAAAATTAGTGTAGTAATTCCGATGATAATCTCAATGCTTTTTTGGAAAGAATATCCTTCTTTGATGCAGTCTGCCGGTATTATTTTATGCATCATATCAATATTAATATTTAATCTTGACTTCGAAAATATTAGGCATTTCAAGTTAAACAAAAATTTAATTCTTTTAATAATATTGGGAGGTTTGGCTCAATTTACAGCTAAAGTATATCAAAAATATGGTTCTGTCGATTGCCGTGATATTCTCACACTGTTTATTTTTTTATCATCTTTTATCACGAGCCTTATATTACTTTTGAGGCATAAATCATACATATGTGCAAAAGACGTAATTATAGGTCTTACACTTGGAATACCTAACCTATTTAATACTACTTTTTTAGTATTGGCACTTTCATACATTGACACATCCATAGCCTATATGCTCTCCAGTCTTATATCAATTATAATAATCCTTATAATTGGCTTGTTCTTTTTTAAAGAAAAAATCTACAAAAAAGACATATTAGGACTAATAATTGCATTAGTGTCAATTTACTTTATAAATAACTGA
- a CDS encoding IclR family transcriptional regulator yields MEYNVRAVERALSILKCFNSNRKEISLLEISEIMSLNKSTVYRLLVNLKNAGFVDTTIDGKYIIGNEIVRLANIRQNDDFLIKGSYSIMESLAQLSGETIILVKYDNCRVICLDKIESTNALKITSEIGVNLPMMKGATGKSIAAFLTDAELEKCVNFQQREFKEQYYLPKLKNDFKQIRKNGYALTTSEIDDGVTAFAVPILGHDGHVLGSISIAGPDFRFNEKIINSFKHKAIEEIGNLSKKMGYSLNSFNPPSYN; encoded by the coding sequence ATGGAATACAATGTAAGAGCTGTTGAAAGAGCTTTATCCATATTGAAATGTTTTAACAGTAATAGAAAAGAAATTAGCTTGCTTGAGATTTCAGAAATAATGTCACTAAACAAAAGTACAGTATACAGATTGTTAGTTAATTTGAAAAATGCAGGATTTGTAGATACCACTATTGACGGAAAATATATAATAGGAAATGAAATTGTTAGATTAGCAAACATTCGCCAAAATGATGATTTCTTAATCAAAGGATCATATAGTATAATGGAGTCGTTGGCACAGCTGTCAGGCGAAACTATTATATTAGTCAAATATGATAACTGCAGAGTAATCTGCCTAGATAAAATAGAGAGTACCAATGCTTTAAAAATCACTTCTGAAATAGGTGTAAATTTGCCTATGATGAAAGGAGCTACAGGTAAAAGTATAGCTGCCTTCCTTACAGATGCTGAACTGGAAAAATGCGTCAACTTTCAGCAAAGAGAATTTAAAGAACAATATTATCTCCCAAAGCTTAAAAATGATTTTAAGCAAATTAGGAAAAATGGATATGCACTTACAACAAGTGAAATTGATGACGGTGTAACCGCCTTTGCTGTACCAATACTTGGTCATGATGGGCATGTGTTAGGCAGTATAAGCATAGCGGGGCCGGATTTTAGGTTTAATGAAAAAATTATTAATTCATTTAAACATAAGGCTATAGAAGAGATTGGAAATCTATCGAAAAAAATGGGTTATAGTTTAAATTCTTTTAACCCTCCATCATATAATTAG
- a CDS encoding motility associated factor glycosyltransferase family protein, producing the protein MLEDNIIYLKKNYPNLYEEIEKTEAKNFQSNISIEHTKNNQETIKIKKDERDFYLHSKYNPLREAEAIISKLEEKESIDDNSHVVFYGLGLGYHIDIFTKRHPNTSFSLYEPSVEVFHKFLEKINFRKLSSDKLEIIQCEFEPKSEDVFLRALINKTNKKFIIMDLPIYENVFEEQYNKFFSKFKELIKSKRENMHINYAYQKRWIVNSMKNLKEVLSTPNIVSEKTGAFKNKTAILAAAGPSLNEEIENLRYIKDNGLAYIFSVGSAINTLIYNGIYPHAACTIDPSVKNQMVHEIIKEKGINEIPMIFGSSVGYETLENYPGNKYHMITSQDAVSLYYLKNNDGSAVNIVHDAPTVAAITLQLLFILGFDKIILVGQNLGYRDKRRYSAGISYINDEISDKELESAVWAKDVYGNDILTTDVFNLMRRQIESYIKQYPSTSVINSTKGGAKIEGAEFIELEEIIKRYLNEKIVEKNWLEVKNIEYDKEYLKNQSANMDKSHRSALKINKEYREILNKIEKTINIRRYTQVQNLYVKLDKELKRIENNSFYKTFILPMNRVQYKILADSIESLNEEKDPYEQGKKVIKSFGNFIDICTNDIKMIEPIYDEMKDSINEFILK; encoded by the coding sequence ATGCTAGAAGATAATATTATTTATTTAAAAAAGAACTATCCCAACTTGTACGAAGAAATAGAAAAAACAGAAGCAAAAAATTTTCAAAGCAATATTTCCATAGAGCATACAAAAAATAATCAAGAAACCATAAAAATAAAAAAAGACGAAAGAGACTTTTATCTTCACAGCAAGTATAATCCATTACGAGAAGCTGAGGCTATAATAAGTAAACTTGAAGAAAAAGAAAGCATAGATGATAATTCGCATGTTGTTTTTTATGGATTAGGTCTCGGTTATCACATAGATATATTTACAAAGAGACATCCAAATACGTCCTTTTCACTATATGAACCATCAGTTGAAGTGTTTCATAAATTTTTAGAAAAGATAAACTTTAGAAAATTATCCTCTGATAAACTAGAAATTATACAATGCGAGTTTGAACCTAAGTCAGAAGATGTTTTTTTGAGGGCGTTGATCAATAAAACGAACAAGAAATTTATCATAATGGATTTACCGATTTATGAAAATGTATTTGAAGAACAATATAATAAGTTTTTTAGCAAATTTAAAGAATTAATTAAGAGTAAAAGAGAAAACATGCATATAAACTATGCTTACCAAAAAAGATGGATAGTAAACAGCATGAAAAATTTAAAAGAGGTATTATCAACTCCAAACATAGTATCAGAAAAGACTGGCGCTTTTAAAAATAAAACAGCCATTTTGGCAGCGGCAGGGCCATCTCTTAATGAAGAAATTGAAAATTTAAGATATATCAAAGATAATGGATTAGCCTATATATTTAGCGTAGGATCAGCTATCAATACACTTATTTATAATGGCATATATCCCCACGCGGCATGTACAATTGATCCCAGTGTTAAAAACCAAATGGTTCATGAAATAATAAAGGAAAAAGGAATAAATGAAATCCCTATGATTTTTGGTTCATCTGTAGGGTATGAAACCTTGGAAAATTATCCAGGAAATAAATATCATATGATAACAAGTCAAGATGCCGTATCATTGTACTATTTAAAAAACAATGACGGAAGTGCAGTAAATATAGTTCATGATGCTCCCACGGTTGCTGCAATAACACTGCAGCTGTTATTTATATTGGGGTTTGATAAAATAATACTAGTTGGGCAAAACTTGGGCTATCGTGATAAAAGGCGGTATTCCGCAGGTATATCATATATCAATGATGAAATAAGTGATAAGGAATTAGAAAGTGCTGTATGGGCAAAGGATGTCTATGGCAATGATATATTGACTACAGATGTATTTAACTTGATGCGTAGGCAAATTGAAAGCTATATTAAACAATATCCTAGTACAAGTGTGATAAATTCCACCAAAGGCGGAGCAAAAATCGAAGGTGCAGAATTTATTGAATTGGAAGAAATAATCAAAAGATATTTAAATGAAAAAATAGTGGAGAAAAACTGGTTAGAGGTTAAAAATATTGAATATGATAAAGAATATCTGAAAAATCAGTCAGCAAATATGGATAAATCCCATAGAAGTGCTTTAAAGATTAATAAAGAGTATAGAGAGATATTAAACAAAATTGAAAAAACTATTAATATCAGGAGATATACTCAAGTACAAAACTTATACGTAAAGCTGGATAAAGAGTTGAAAAGGATAGAAAACAATAGTTTTTACAAGACCTTTATACTTCCTATGAACAGAGTTCAATACAAGATATTGGCAGATAGCATAGAGAGTTTAAACGAAGAAAAAGACCCATATGAACAAGGTAAGAAAGTTATAAAGAGCTTCGGCAATTTTATAGATATTTGTACTAATGATATAAAAATGATAGAACCAATTTATGATGAGATGAAAGACAGCATTAATGAATTTATATTGAAATAA
- a CDS encoding NAD-dependent 4,6-dehydratase LegB — translation MKKVLVTGADGFIGSHLAEKLVQEGYKVKAFVYYNSFNSWGWLDSFSKDVLSEIEIFTGDIRDPNGVRESMKGIDEVYHLAALIAIPFSYHSPDTYVDTNIKGTLNILQAARDLETSRILITSTSEVYGTAQYVPIDEKHPFQGQSPYSATKIGADRLSESFYRSFNTPITIVRPFNTYGPRQSARAVIPTIITQLLSGNREIQLGSLTPTRDFNFVRDTANGFIEIAKSVKTIGEEINIATQQEISIGQLAEELIRQINPSAKIVCDEQRLRPEKSEVNRLLGSNEKIKRLTGWKPKYTFEQGLAETIEFFRNNLDKYKTDIYNL, via the coding sequence ATGAAAAAGGTTCTTGTAACGGGTGCAGATGGTTTTATAGGCAGTCATTTAGCAGAAAAATTAGTTCAAGAGGGTTATAAAGTAAAAGCATTTGTATATTATAACTCATTTAATTCATGGGGCTGGTTAGATTCTTTTTCAAAAGATGTACTGTCGGAGATAGAAATATTTACCGGAGATATCAGAGATCCTAACGGAGTTAGAGAATCTATGAAAGGAATAGACGAAGTATACCATTTAGCAGCGTTAATTGCTATTCCATTCAGCTATCATTCTCCTGATACGTATGTTGACACTAATATCAAGGGAACACTGAATATACTGCAGGCAGCAAGAGATTTAGAAACTTCAAGGATTCTTATTACATCAACTTCAGAGGTATATGGAACAGCCCAATATGTGCCCATAGATGAAAAACATCCGTTTCAAGGACAGTCTCCATATTCAGCTACAAAAATTGGTGCGGACAGGTTATCAGAATCATTCTATAGGAGTTTTAATACACCCATAACAATAGTAAGACCTTTTAATACTTACGGACCGAGACAATCAGCCAGGGCTGTAATACCTACAATAATTACTCAATTATTATCGGGGAATAGAGAAATACAGTTAGGGTCATTAACCCCAACCAGAGATTTTAACTTTGTTAGAGATACTGCCAATGGCTTTATTGAAATAGCTAAATCAGTTAAGACAATTGGTGAAGAGATAAATATTGCAACTCAACAAGAAATATCTATCGGTCAGCTTGCTGAAGAGCTGATACGTCAAATTAATCCTAGCGCTAAAATTGTATGCGATGAGCAAAGGTTGAGGCCAGAAAAGAGCGAAGTTAACAGACTGCTTGGTTCCAATGAAAAGATAAAGAGGTTAACCGGTTGGAAACCTAAATATACTTTTGAACAAGGATTAGCTGAAACAATTGAATTCTTCAGAAACAATTTAGATAAATATAAGACAGATATTTACAATTTATAG
- a CDS encoding LegC family aminotransferase: protein MERKFIPLSVPNLKGKELEYVIHAVETEWVSTGGPYVNEFEEKIAQYVNVKGAVSCQNGTSGLHIALQVCEVTREDEVIVPALTFIAAVNPVKYIGAEPVFIDCDDSLTMDADRLMEFCNNECKFIDGKLINNKTLKHIKAVIVVHVFGNMADMEKIMNVADKFNLKVIEDATEAIGTYYTKGKYKNLFAGTIGTVGVYSFNGNKIITTGGGGMIVSNNEELLKKSKHLTTQAKSDELYYTHDEIGYNYRMTNLQAALGLAQIEQLEKFIEIKKDNYYLYKEKINEIPGLSILDFKDNIRSNYWFYSLKCENSYLMSRDEIINYLADKKIQTRPIWGLINEQEPYIKSQSYKIEKAKYYIERIVNIPCSSNLAKEDLLYVVKCLKNPRL from the coding sequence ATGGAAAGAAAATTTATTCCGCTGTCTGTTCCTAACTTAAAGGGTAAAGAATTGGAATATGTAATTCATGCTGTTGAAACAGAGTGGGTTTCTACAGGCGGGCCATATGTTAATGAATTTGAAGAAAAAATAGCGCAATATGTTAATGTAAAGGGTGCCGTATCTTGTCAAAACGGAACATCCGGATTGCACATAGCGCTTCAGGTATGCGAAGTAACAAGGGAAGATGAGGTAATAGTACCTGCATTGACATTTATTGCTGCAGTTAATCCGGTTAAATATATTGGAGCAGAACCAGTATTTATTGATTGCGATGATTCACTTACCATGGATGCGGACAGGCTCATGGAATTTTGTAATAACGAGTGTAAGTTTATTGATGGAAAACTTATTAATAATAAAACACTGAAACACATAAAAGCGGTTATTGTTGTTCATGTTTTTGGAAATATGGCTGACATGGAAAAGATAATGAATGTGGCAGATAAATTTAATTTAAAAGTAATTGAGGATGCTACAGAGGCAATAGGAACCTACTATACCAAAGGGAAATATAAGAATCTATTTGCCGGGACAATAGGAACGGTTGGTGTATATTCTTTTAACGGCAATAAAATCATTACAACCGGCGGTGGTGGGATGATCGTATCTAACAATGAAGAACTGTTAAAGAAATCGAAGCACCTTACCACTCAAGCTAAGAGCGACGAGTTGTACTATACACATGACGAAATAGGATATAACTATCGTATGACTAATTTGCAGGCGGCACTTGGACTAGCGCAAATAGAGCAGCTTGAAAAATTTATTGAAATAAAAAAAGATAACTATTACTTGTATAAAGAAAAAATAAACGAGATACCCGGGCTATCGATTTTGGACTTTAAAGATAATATCAGAAGTAATTATTGGTTTTATTCATTAAAATGCGAAAATAGCTATTTGATGAGCAGAGATGAAATAATTAATTATTTAGCTGATAAAAAAATTCAGACAAGACCAATATGGGGATTAATTAATGAACAAGAGCCATATATTAAAAGCCAATCATACAAAATAGAAAAAGCAAAATACTATATAGAACGCATAGTAAATATTCCGTGCAGCTCAAATTTAGCAAAAGAAGATTTGCTATATGTGGTTAAATGCTTGAAAAATCCAAGATTATAA
- a CDS encoding sugar phosphate nucleotidyltransferase yields MDIKDFLIDEEITMLKAMELLDKVAKKVLFVSKEGKLIAAVTDGDVRRWILKKGNLDAKVKYIANYNPKFVYEKDKDKAKSLLKKHSVEALPIVDSDMHIISVIFWNDEEIINRKKLNIPVVIMAGGLGTRLYPYTKILPKPLIPIGEIPIAEHIINRFYKSGCNNFFLIINHKKNMIKAYFNEIEKDYNINYIDEEKPLGTGGGLSLLKGKIDSTFILSNCDILIEEDYEKIYRFHKKEKNLITMVCSLKTIKIPYGVIDISINGEIENMREKPEISFFTNTGMYIAEPKVIEELENNTEIGFPDIIEKYRQLGEKIGVYPISENSWMDMGQFDEMDEMIKRLNYNE; encoded by the coding sequence ATGGATATAAAAGATTTTTTGATAGATGAAGAAATTACTATGCTTAAAGCTATGGAATTACTTGATAAAGTTGCTAAAAAGGTTTTATTTGTTTCCAAGGAAGGAAAATTAATTGCGGCTGTTACCGATGGAGATGTAAGAAGGTGGATTTTAAAAAAAGGAAACCTTGATGCAAAAGTTAAATACATTGCTAATTATAATCCAAAGTTTGTATATGAAAAAGACAAAGATAAAGCCAAAAGCCTTTTAAAAAAGCACTCCGTTGAAGCTTTACCTATAGTTGATAGTGATATGCATATAATTTCTGTCATATTTTGGAATGACGAAGAAATTATCAACAGAAAAAAATTGAATATTCCCGTTGTTATTATGGCGGGAGGTCTTGGTACGAGGCTTTATCCATACACAAAAATTCTCCCGAAGCCATTGATACCCATTGGTGAGATACCAATTGCAGAGCACATAATAAACAGATTTTATAAATCCGGATGCAATAACTTTTTTTTAATTATTAATCATAAGAAAAATATGATTAAAGCATATTTTAATGAAATAGAAAAGGATTATAATATTAATTATATCGATGAAGAAAAGCCTCTTGGAACCGGTGGAGGACTGAGTCTGCTAAAAGGAAAGATTGATTCAACATTCATATTATCTAACTGTGATATTTTAATAGAAGAGGATTACGAAAAAATTTATAGATTTCATAAAAAAGAAAAAAATTTAATAACAATGGTTTGTTCTTTAAAAACTATTAAAATACCTTATGGTGTAATTGATATAAGCATAAATGGCGAAATTGAAAATATGAGAGAAAAACCTGAAATATCCTTTTTTACAAATACAGGCATGTATATAGCAGAACCTAAAGTTATTGAAGAATTGGAGAATAATACAGAGATTGGATTCCCTGATATAATAGAAAAATATAGACAGCTCGGTGAAAAGATTGGGGTTTATCCTATAAGTGAAAATTCCTGGATGGACATGGGACAGTTTGATGAGATGGATGAAATGATAAAAAGGTTGAATTATAATGAATAA
- a CDS encoding acetyltransferase → MNKKILLIGGGGHCKSVLDSLIQAEQYSEIGIIDKNENIGKHVLGISIVGCDDDLIKLYRSGYNNAFVTLGSIGDAKHRIKLFSMLEEIGFEIPNIVDSTSIISKDVNMSGGIYVGKNAVVNAGVSIGKGVIINTSSIIEHDCKVESFSHIATGSVLCGEVHVEENVHIGANSVVKQQVKIGANTIIGMGSVVLHDIACSMIAYGNPCKEVKSR, encoded by the coding sequence ATGAATAAGAAAATACTTTTAATAGGTGGAGGAGGACATTGCAAATCTGTCCTTGATAGCCTTATACAAGCAGAACAATATTCAGAAATCGGTATAATTGATAAAAATGAAAACATAGGTAAGCATGTTCTAGGCATTTCTATTGTAGGCTGCGATGATGACTTAATAAAATTGTATAGAAGCGGATATAACAATGCATTTGTAACGTTGGGCAGCATCGGAGATGCAAAACATCGCATTAAATTATTTAGTATGCTTGAGGAGATAGGTTTTGAAATCCCTAATATTGTGGATTCAACTTCTATAATTAGCAAGGACGTAAATATGAGCGGCGGTATTTATGTTGGGAAAAACGCTGTTGTTAACGCAGGGGTATCCATTGGTAAAGGTGTCATTATTAATACTTCCTCTATAATAGAACATGATTGTAAAGTGGAAAGTTTTTCTCATATTGCTACTGGTTCAGTTTTGTGTGGAGAGGTGCATGTTGAGGAGAATGTACATATAGGGGCAAACAGTGTTGTCAAGCAACAGGTTAAGATAGGTGCAAATACAATTATTGGTATGGGGAGTGTTGTCTTGCATGATATTGCCTGCTCTATGATTGCATATGGTAATCCGTGCAAGGAGGTTAAATCAAGATGA